One Nocardia iowensis DNA window includes the following coding sequences:
- a CDS encoding peptide ABC transporter substrate-binding protein produces the protein MTVEKRSLRLIAVLAVLLLGGTACSESAEPPEPGVLTVGVREPASLLPGDLRDQAGRMLVGALWTPLVDYDAATGQSTPRAAESVTSSDQVTWEIKLRADGRFHDGSPVTAKSYVDTWRTVADERWAGSGALTEVLRAKEISAPDEGTLRIVLDRPFGQVPAVLAAQALLPLPASVLASRDWVGFAANPVGNGPFRMAERWQPGSGGRLVRIGDATGKAREIRFNVGDSAAQYDQVRAGSLDLATEVPGERHEAMHHDFGDRHAMWPLPEASYLAFPLSDKRFEDAAVRYAFAMAVDRAALAAGPLAHQVDPARAILPPGVAPGERSGTCRPCTHDQAAAKSLLGQVTFTGPVTVYFGAGQERWAPPLADQIRTALTVEATARPRGDQAEHVDGPLLLTRSQSTSSPHELLTALAKAAGYTDDGFAQLLAAADSAGLSAENGQLYRLAENQLLRDLPVAPLWSGHGHAVWAERVGDVTAMPLRGVDLASISV, from the coding sequence ATGACTGTTGAGAAGCGTTCCCTGCGGCTTATCGCCGTGTTGGCCGTGCTCCTGCTCGGTGGCACCGCCTGCTCGGAATCAGCAGAGCCGCCGGAGCCGGGCGTGCTCACGGTCGGTGTCCGCGAACCGGCCAGCCTGCTGCCCGGTGACCTGCGCGACCAGGCGGGCCGAATGCTCGTCGGCGCGCTGTGGACGCCACTGGTCGACTACGACGCGGCAACCGGGCAGAGCACTCCGCGGGCCGCGGAATCGGTTACCAGCTCGGACCAAGTGACCTGGGAAATCAAGTTGCGTGCGGATGGCCGGTTCCACGACGGGTCGCCGGTCACCGCGAAGTCCTATGTGGATACCTGGCGCACGGTCGCGGACGAGCGGTGGGCCGGGTCCGGTGCGCTCACCGAAGTGTTGCGCGCCAAGGAGATCAGCGCGCCCGACGAAGGCACCCTCCGGATCGTGCTCGATCGCCCGTTCGGCCAGGTGCCCGCGGTGTTGGCCGCGCAGGCGCTGCTCCCCTTGCCCGCATCGGTGCTGGCCTCCCGTGATTGGGTCGGCTTTGCCGCCAACCCGGTGGGCAATGGGCCGTTCCGGATGGCGGAGCGATGGCAGCCGGGTTCGGGCGGCCGGTTGGTGCGGATCGGCGACGCTACCGGTAAAGCACGCGAGATCCGGTTCAACGTGGGTGATTCGGCCGCGCAGTACGACCAAGTGCGGGCGGGTTCGCTCGACCTGGCCACCGAGGTTCCCGGCGAGCGGCACGAGGCCATGCACCACGATTTCGGCGACCGGCACGCGATGTGGCCGCTCCCGGAGGCCAGCTATCTCGCGTTTCCGTTGTCCGACAAGCGTTTCGAGGACGCAGCGGTACGTTACGCGTTCGCCATGGCAGTAGATCGCGCGGCATTGGCGGCGGGTCCACTTGCGCACCAGGTCGATCCGGCCCGCGCGATACTGCCACCCGGCGTGGCACCGGGCGAGCGCTCCGGCACCTGCCGACCGTGCACACACGACCAGGCCGCCGCGAAGTCATTGCTCGGCCAGGTCACCTTCACCGGTCCGGTCACGGTGTACTTCGGTGCCGGGCAGGAGCGATGGGCACCGCCACTCGCCGACCAGATCCGCACCGCGCTCACGGTGGAGGCGACCGCGAGACCGCGGGGTGACCAGGCCGAACATGTGGACGGCCCCCTCCTGCTGACGCGGTCGCAGAGCACGTCGAGCCCGCACGAACTGCTCACCGCGCTCGCGAAGGCCGCCGGGTACACCGACGATGGCTTCGCGCAGCTGCTGGCTGCCGCCGATTCCGCAGGCCTGTCAGCCGAAAACGGCCAGCTGTACCGGCTCGCCGAGAACCAACTGCTCCGCGATCTTCCGGTAGCACCGCTGTGGTCCGGGCACGGGCATGCGGTGTGGGCAGAGCGGGTGGGAGACGTGACGGCAATGCCGTTGCGGGGCGTGGACCTCGCCTCGATTTCGGTATGA
- a CDS encoding MDR family MFS transporter yields MLADRSAPASGGRTPTVIRVLVLATFVVILNETIMINAIPRLMADLEVTERAAQWVSTAFMLTMAAVIPTTGWFLQRVSTRQAYSVAMGVFLAGTALSAVAPSFAVLLLGRIIQAGGTAVMMPLLMTTLMTVVPEQDRGRVMGQVTLAISVAPAMGPVISGLVLQIGSWRWLFVLVLPITGVITWLGLRQLENVGEPQEGAIDAVSVVLAALGFGGLVFGLSRFESDNLAGPALIVAAGLALIAAFVFRQLRLQRTGTPLLDLRVVLSGTYTKALVLMSVAFMAMLGSMILLPLYLQNLRGLSPLQTGLLVMPGGLAMGLLGPTVGRLFDRFGGRSLVIPGSIGIAASLAGFTQISMTMPYWQLLALHILLMVALAATFTPVFTLGLGALPQHLYSHGSSMLGTLQQVAAAFGTALVVTIMSARSTELIADGTDLVTAHLDGMRLAFLVSAALALIVIVMAILLPSRAATPEEPETATPELVKG; encoded by the coding sequence ATGCTCGCCGACCGTTCCGCTCCCGCCTCGGGAGGGCGGACCCCGACCGTCATCCGGGTGCTGGTGCTCGCGACCTTCGTGGTGATCCTGAACGAGACCATCATGATCAACGCGATCCCGCGGCTGATGGCCGACCTCGAGGTCACCGAGCGAGCGGCGCAGTGGGTGTCCACCGCGTTCATGCTCACCATGGCGGCCGTCATTCCGACCACCGGCTGGTTTCTGCAGCGGGTTTCGACCCGGCAGGCGTATTCCGTGGCGATGGGCGTCTTCCTGGCCGGTACCGCGCTGTCGGCCGTGGCGCCGTCGTTCGCGGTGCTGCTGCTCGGGCGGATCATCCAGGCAGGCGGCACCGCGGTGATGATGCCGCTGCTGATGACCACGCTGATGACCGTTGTGCCCGAACAGGACCGCGGCCGGGTGATGGGCCAGGTCACCCTCGCCATTTCGGTGGCGCCCGCGATGGGTCCGGTGATTTCCGGGCTGGTGCTGCAGATCGGTTCGTGGCGTTGGCTTTTCGTGCTGGTGCTGCCGATCACGGGCGTGATCACCTGGCTCGGCCTGCGCCAGCTGGAGAATGTCGGTGAACCGCAGGAAGGCGCGATCGACGCGGTCAGCGTGGTGCTCGCCGCGCTCGGGTTCGGTGGTCTGGTGTTCGGGCTCAGCCGATTCGAGAGCGACAACCTCGCCGGTCCGGCGCTGATCGTCGCCGCGGGCTTGGCCCTCATCGCCGCGTTCGTGTTCCGTCAGCTGCGTTTGCAGCGCACCGGCACCCCGCTGCTCGACCTGCGGGTTGTGCTGTCCGGCACCTACACCAAGGCGCTGGTGCTGATGTCGGTCGCGTTCATGGCGATGCTCGGATCGATGATCCTGCTGCCGTTGTACCTGCAGAACCTGCGTGGTCTGAGCCCCTTGCAGACCGGCCTGCTGGTGATGCCGGGCGGGTTGGCGATGGGTCTGCTCGGACCGACCGTCGGTCGGCTGTTCGACCGGTTCGGCGGACGCTCGCTGGTGATCCCCGGGTCGATCGGTATCGCCGCGTCGCTGGCCGGTTTCACCCAGATCTCGATGACCATGCCGTACTGGCAACTGCTCGCCCTGCACATCCTGCTGATGGTGGCACTGGCCGCGACCTTCACCCCAGTCTTCACCCTCGGCCTCGGCGCGCTCCCGCAGCACCTGTACTCGCACGGCAGCTCGATGCTCGGCACCCTGCAACAGGTCGCCGCGGCCTTCGGTACCGCCCTCGTGGTGACGATCATGTCGGCCCGCAGCACCGAACTCATCGCCGACGGCACCGACCTCGTCACCGCCCACCTCGACGGCATGCGCCTCGCCTTCCTCGTATCCGCCGCCCTGGCCCTCATCGTCATCGTCATGGCGATTCTCCTCCCCAGCCGAGCAGCCACCCCCGAAGAGCCCGAAACCGCAACCCCCGAATTGGTCAAGGGCTGA
- a CDS encoding SAM-dependent methyltransferase, which yields MSDTAPQTGVRAPVGVDITRASIARVYDATLGGKDNYPVDRYVVDKVAEVAPRQSDVARMNRRWLHRAVRYLAGTVGIDQFLDVGAGLPTVGNTHEIVQQQNPEAQVVYVDNDPVCNVHGRVLLERNEYTHFVPADLTEPNTLLTHPEVTPHLDLTRPLALILCGILHHVDDDLDPAGIMRQYIDALPAGSFVAITHFWDPADGSEAHEMAVELQRRFTTLGLGSGWYRTRDEIASFFGDLELIEPGLVELDDWWPMGPALRPRLTEERLLLGGVGRKSGNSVVTPLRPRSTNN from the coding sequence ATGTCCGATACCGCTCCGCAAACCGGCGTCCGCGCGCCGGTCGGCGTGGACATAACGCGCGCCAGTATTGCCCGGGTGTACGACGCCACGCTGGGTGGTAAAGACAACTACCCGGTCGATCGTTACGTCGTCGACAAAGTCGCCGAGGTCGCGCCGCGACAGAGCGATGTGGCGCGGATGAACCGGCGGTGGTTGCACCGTGCCGTGCGATATCTGGCGGGAACCGTTGGCATCGACCAGTTTCTCGATGTCGGCGCCGGACTGCCGACCGTGGGCAATACCCATGAGATCGTGCAGCAGCAGAATCCCGAGGCGCAGGTGGTCTACGTCGACAACGATCCAGTGTGCAACGTGCACGGGCGAGTGCTGCTCGAACGCAACGAGTACACCCATTTCGTGCCCGCCGACCTCACCGAGCCGAACACCCTGCTTACCCACCCCGAGGTCACCCCGCACCTCGACCTCACCCGCCCGTTGGCGCTGATTCTGTGTGGGATCCTGCACCATGTCGACGACGACCTCGATCCCGCGGGAATCATGCGCCAGTACATCGATGCGCTCCCGGCCGGTTCCTTCGTCGCGATCACCCATTTCTGGGACCCGGCCGACGGCTCCGAAGCGCACGAGATGGCGGTAGAACTCCAACGTCGTTTCACCACACTGGGTTTGGGCTCCGGCTGGTACCGCACCCGGGACGAGATCGCCTCCTTCTTCGGCGATCTCGAACTGATCGAACCCGGACTCGTAGAACTCGACGACTGGTGGCCGATGGGCCCCGCACTGCGGCCCCGACTGACCGAAGAACGCCTCCTCCTCGGCGGCGTCGGCCGCAAGTCGGGAAACTCCGTCGTAACCCCCTTACGACCCCGGAGCACGAACAACTGA
- a CDS encoding 3-oxoacyl-ACP synthase III family protein — protein sequence MQRTRFESIGSYTPETVRSTEELIDSLAVPRSLDLERVTGIKNRRVYNSHPDHYESSFELALQAIDDCLRHSEYNADELDIIISASITRTRGKEIFCYAPAFALMLGNEIGATTARHFDVSNACAGMMTGVLVLDRMIKAGVVRNGLVVSGEQITPAAETAVREISEPYDPQFAALTVGDAAVAVVLDDRGDDHDEIHYVELMTTADGAEHCLGMPSDRSNGIALYTDNRAMQNEGRYMQAINRMDTFLKETGRTWESEKYDYWIHHQFSGPVIDYIGHLTEQHFGTPMPQTLNVLHDYGNTASTSHFVVLHEYLAQQKIPKGSKILMIPEASGIVSGHLAATISRLEA from the coding sequence ATGCAGCGTACGCGTTTCGAGTCGATCGGCTCGTACACTCCGGAAACCGTCCGTTCCACCGAGGAATTGATCGACAGTTTGGCAGTGCCGAGGTCACTGGATCTGGAGCGGGTCACCGGAATCAAGAATCGGCGGGTCTACAACTCGCATCCGGATCACTATGAATCGTCATTCGAATTGGCGTTACAGGCCATCGACGATTGTCTGCGACATTCCGAATACAACGCGGACGAGCTCGACATCATCATCTCGGCCTCCATCACCCGCACGCGTGGTAAGGAAATCTTCTGCTACGCACCGGCATTCGCGCTGATGCTGGGCAACGAAATCGGCGCGACGACGGCCAGGCATTTCGACGTCTCGAACGCGTGCGCGGGCATGATGACCGGGGTGCTGGTGCTGGACCGGATGATCAAAGCAGGGGTGGTGCGCAACGGTCTGGTGGTCAGCGGCGAACAGATCACCCCGGCCGCGGAAACGGCGGTGCGGGAGATCAGCGAACCCTACGATCCGCAATTCGCGGCACTGACCGTCGGCGACGCGGCGGTGGCCGTCGTGCTCGACGATCGCGGCGACGACCACGACGAAATCCACTACGTCGAACTGATGACCACCGCCGACGGGGCCGAGCACTGCCTCGGCATGCCAAGCGACCGGTCCAACGGCATCGCGCTCTACACCGACAACCGGGCCATGCAGAACGAGGGCAGGTACATGCAGGCGATCAACCGCATGGACACCTTCCTGAAGGAGACCGGACGAACCTGGGAGAGCGAGAAATACGACTACTGGATCCATCACCAGTTCAGCGGGCCGGTCATCGATTACATCGGGCACCTGACCGAGCAGCATTTCGGCACTCCGATGCCGCAGACCCTGAATGTGCTGCACGACTACGGCAATACGGCCTCGACCTCGCATTTCGTAGTGCTGCACGAGTATCTCGCGCAGCAGAAGATTCCCAAAGGGTCGAAGATACTGATGATTCCCGAGGCGTCCGGGATCGTCTCCGGCCATCTCGCCGCGACCATTTCGCGTCTGGAGGCCTGA
- a CDS encoding LVIVD repeat-containing protein has translation MRRWFLRSSLLLVTVAAALAASTLPAVACGEEDGPHTAAPRVTGAPGAEKNVKAVGNVPDAQGAIALQFLQYGNRDVMVVSGEFGVKTYDLTANPKAPKLIGQLNMPGMWETEDTEVDPVRKRVFLARDPRAFGGNVRTGESGIYIVDLANPEKPSIMSYVKVPAGHTTTCINDCQYLWTGGPAKADSMPAEWGGRPIWVTDIRNPRKPKVFPNPIELARNDGKTDYVHDVQVDETGVAWASGRGGVRGYWTAGMHKDPVTGKHRLASPSDPVPYAGGGIKETAAPSKFMHNSFRPVGDRSKDGGGTGNWGNGNLIYATEESFLDGCAGDGVLVIASLEGSYGGAGWRSTPQQPYRLNTVGTWSVAGQEGSDPASGDCSAHYFDVREKVLVQSFYAQGTRFLDVSDPTNPKQIAYYRPADAAAWAPYWHRGLVYVADNNRGIDILELTA, from the coding sequence GTGCGCCGCTGGTTTCTTCGGTCGTCCCTGCTGTTGGTCACCGTGGCGGCCGCCCTCGCCGCCAGCACGTTGCCCGCCGTCGCCTGCGGGGAGGAGGACGGTCCCCATACCGCGGCTCCCCGAGTGACCGGGGCGCCCGGCGCGGAGAAGAACGTCAAGGCGGTCGGCAACGTCCCGGACGCCCAGGGCGCGATCGCGCTGCAATTTCTCCAGTACGGCAACCGGGACGTCATGGTGGTCTCCGGCGAGTTCGGGGTCAAGACCTACGACCTCACCGCAAACCCGAAGGCGCCGAAGCTGATCGGGCAGCTCAACATGCCAGGGATGTGGGAAACCGAGGACACCGAGGTCGACCCGGTGCGCAAGCGGGTCTTCCTGGCCCGCGACCCCCGCGCCTTCGGCGGCAATGTCCGCACCGGCGAGTCCGGCATCTACATAGTGGACCTGGCCAATCCGGAGAAGCCGTCGATAATGAGCTACGTCAAGGTGCCCGCAGGCCACACCACCACCTGCATCAACGACTGCCAATACCTGTGGACGGGCGGCCCGGCCAAGGCGGACAGCATGCCTGCCGAATGGGGCGGTCGCCCGATCTGGGTCACCGACATCAGGAACCCCCGCAAGCCGAAGGTCTTCCCCAACCCGATCGAGCTGGCGCGCAACGACGGCAAGACCGACTACGTGCACGACGTCCAGGTGGACGAGACGGGTGTCGCCTGGGCGTCCGGCCGCGGCGGCGTGCGCGGCTACTGGACAGCGGGCATGCACAAGGACCCGGTGACCGGCAAGCACCGGCTGGCGTCGCCGAGCGACCCGGTTCCCTACGCGGGCGGCGGGATCAAGGAGACGGCCGCGCCGTCCAAGTTCATGCACAACAGCTTCCGCCCCGTCGGCGACCGCTCGAAGGACGGTGGCGGCACCGGGAACTGGGGCAACGGGAATCTGATCTACGCCACCGAGGAGAGCTTCCTCGACGGCTGCGCGGGCGACGGCGTGCTGGTCATCGCGTCGTTGGAAGGTTCTTACGGCGGAGCGGGCTGGCGCTCCACGCCGCAGCAACCGTACCGGCTCAACACCGTCGGCACCTGGAGCGTGGCCGGGCAGGAGGGCAGCGACCCGGCGTCCGGTGACTGCTCGGCGCACTACTTCGATGTGCGGGAAAAGGTCCTGGTGCAGTCGTTCTACGCGCAGGGCACCAGGTTCCTGGATGTCAGTGACCCCACCAATCCCAAGCAGATCGCCTACTACCGGCCCGCCGACGCGGCCGCCTGGGCACCGTACTGGCACCGGGGTCTCGTCTACGTCGCCGACAACAACCGAGGCATCGATATCCTCGAGCTCACCGCCTGA
- a CDS encoding helix-turn-helix domain-containing protein, with amino-acid sequence MHPQFSLQGEKCSILTRSGVGQAMAVLGSASTVGLVAELLAADEAEVRTAVRRLAAGSSGRALFDDFDIGDRILRDTPAEVRRELHCRAAKLLHDRGFPSATVAEHLVAANAADYPWAASVLLTAAEEALANDQIDRAVDRLELAYRATRDPADRAAIAIRLVRAEWRFSPSNRTRNYSRVRAAIRASRVPTAQVPAAVMFMLWHGQTQHADQALGQLDCGRLDDAAPTIDFLCAWLRTSHPPHAQRHRRLLAAQARRRPVPAERPSPHLLGAELLTGLFTGRPFDETVTLARRLLTRHRLAASTVETLAAAVHCLIYTNRLDTAAAWCDSLLAEAEARQAPTWQSIFAGLRAETMLRKGNARAAIDDAVLALNYVPAAHLGVWIGTPIAALVRALTMAGRHADAEAQLRRPVPRALFESRFGLPYLHARGHHQLAVARADEAQRTFRRCGHLMRRWQMDFPWLVPWRNDLAAAHLALGEHRHARAFATRHLDLLGAATQHRTGGVSLRLVAATGDRYQRVRLLRDAAAIARSGGCDLELATALGELGAAHRAVGDHDKSRMLIREATRLADSCGADPLLHDLVGDRPRRTAPHVSHLRRPSNGLDALSPAERRVAELAAHGKRNRDIAAALDITTSTVEQHLTRVYRKLEIARRTELTFVFGSARPSKAGSSVSVTG; translated from the coding sequence ATGCACCCGCAGTTCTCGCTCCAGGGCGAAAAGTGTTCGATACTCACCCGATCCGGGGTCGGCCAGGCCATGGCCGTGCTGGGCAGCGCCAGCACGGTCGGCCTGGTCGCCGAACTGCTCGCCGCCGACGAGGCGGAGGTGCGTACGGCCGTCCGGCGGCTCGCCGCCGGGTCGTCCGGGCGGGCGCTGTTCGACGATTTCGACATCGGTGATCGGATCCTGCGCGACACTCCGGCGGAGGTCCGCCGGGAACTGCACTGCCGGGCGGCGAAGCTATTGCACGACAGAGGGTTTCCGTCGGCCACGGTGGCCGAGCATTTGGTCGCGGCCAACGCCGCCGATTACCCGTGGGCGGCCTCGGTGTTGCTCACCGCCGCCGAGGAGGCCTTGGCGAACGATCAGATCGACCGTGCAGTGGATCGGCTGGAGTTGGCCTATCGGGCGACCCGTGACCCGGCGGATCGGGCGGCGATCGCGATCCGGCTGGTCCGCGCCGAATGGCGGTTCAGCCCGTCGAATCGGACGCGGAACTACAGCCGGGTGCGCGCGGCCATTCGCGCGAGCCGGGTGCCGACCGCGCAGGTGCCCGCCGCCGTCATGTTCATGCTCTGGCACGGTCAGACGCAGCACGCCGATCAGGCACTGGGCCAACTGGATTGCGGTCGGCTCGACGATGCGGCGCCGACGATCGATTTTCTGTGCGCGTGGCTGCGGACCTCGCATCCGCCGCACGCGCAACGCCATCGGCGGCTTCTCGCGGCGCAGGCGCGGCGACGTCCGGTGCCCGCGGAGCGACCGTCACCGCACTTACTCGGCGCGGAGCTGCTGACGGGCTTGTTCACCGGGCGCCCGTTCGACGAAACCGTTACTCTCGCCCGGCGTTTGCTCACCCGTCATCGGCTCGCCGCCAGCACCGTGGAAACCCTTGCGGCAGCGGTTCATTGCCTGATCTACACCAATCGGCTTGATACCGCGGCGGCCTGGTGCGACTCGCTGCTGGCCGAAGCCGAGGCGCGTCAGGCACCGACTTGGCAGTCTATTTTCGCGGGCTTGCGCGCGGAAACCATGCTGCGCAAAGGGAATGCGCGGGCCGCGATCGATGACGCGGTGCTCGCGCTGAACTACGTTCCCGCCGCACACCTCGGTGTCTGGATCGGGACTCCGATCGCGGCGCTCGTGCGCGCGCTCACCATGGCGGGCAGGCACGCCGACGCCGAGGCGCAATTGCGAAGGCCTGTTCCCCGAGCTCTGTTCGAGTCGCGCTTCGGGCTGCCCTACCTGCACGCACGCGGGCACCACCAGCTCGCCGTCGCCCGCGCCGACGAGGCGCAGCGCACGTTCCGCCGCTGCGGCCACCTGATGCGTCGCTGGCAGATGGACTTCCCATGGCTGGTTCCGTGGCGCAACGACCTCGCGGCGGCACACCTGGCGCTGGGGGAGCACCGGCATGCGCGCGCCTTCGCGACCCGTCATCTCGACCTGCTCGGCGCCGCCACCCAGCACCGCACCGGCGGGGTATCCCTGCGCTTGGTCGCCGCAACCGGCGACCGCTACCAACGGGTCCGGCTGCTCCGCGATGCCGCCGCGATCGCCCGCTCCGGCGGCTGCGATCTCGAATTGGCCACCGCCCTGGGCGAACTCGGCGCCGCGCACCGCGCCGTCGGAGATCACGACAAGTCACGCATGCTGATTCGCGAGGCAACCCGGCTCGCCGACTCGTGCGGCGCCGACCCGCTGCTGCACGATCTGGTCGGCGACCGCCCGCGCCGGACCGCACCGCACGTCTCCCACCTACGTAGGCCAAGCAACGGCCTGGACGCTCTCAGCCCCGCCGAACGCCGGGTCGCCGAACTCGCCGCGCACGGCAAACGCAACCGCGATATCGCCGCCGCCCTCGACATCACCACCAGCACCGTCGAACAACACCTCACCCGCGTGTACCGCAAACTGGAGATCGCCCGCCGCACCGAACTGACCTTCGTCTTCGGCAGCGCCCGCCCCAGCAAGGCAGGCTCGTCCGTCTCCGTCACCGGTTAG
- a CDS encoding SAM-dependent methyltransferase: MSSPDDRTRLGTVDPATPSIARVYDYALGGKDWFEIDRQVFEHMKTVVPHQDDVGTANRRWLERVVRYLTRSAGIDQILDLGSGLPTRKNTHEVAQELGAEVVVVYVDNDPVCVARGRELLEANDCTHFLDLDLTQPDAVLDDPAVNRYLDLDRPLLLMQCGTLHHIDDDGDPAGIMRRYIDRLASGSYVMISHFFDPGEVDEQLHTLARRAERALNEEGLGTGRWRTRGEIEAFFDGLEILPPGLVQLDDWWPGGPALRTRWPEEHLIIGGVGRKP; this comes from the coding sequence ATGTCGTCACCGGACGATCGGACGCGGCTCGGCACTGTGGACCCGGCAACGCCCAGCATCGCCCGCGTGTACGACTACGCCCTCGGCGGAAAAGACTGGTTCGAGATCGATCGCCAGGTGTTCGAGCACATGAAAACCGTCGTTCCACACCAGGACGACGTCGGCACGGCCAATCGGCGCTGGCTAGAGCGGGTGGTGCGCTACCTGACGCGCAGCGCAGGCATCGATCAGATACTCGATCTTGGCAGTGGCTTGCCGACCCGGAAGAATACGCATGAGGTGGCGCAGGAACTCGGTGCCGAGGTCGTCGTGGTGTACGTGGACAACGACCCGGTGTGCGTGGCACGCGGCCGGGAACTGTTGGAGGCGAACGACTGCACCCATTTCCTCGACCTCGATCTGACCCAGCCGGACGCGGTGCTGGACGATCCGGCCGTCAACCGATACCTGGATCTGGATCGGCCGTTGCTGCTGATGCAGTGCGGCACACTGCATCACATCGACGACGACGGCGACCCGGCGGGAATCATGCGCCGGTACATCGACCGCCTGGCGTCGGGCTCGTACGTGATGATCAGCCACTTCTTCGACCCGGGTGAGGTGGACGAGCAACTGCACACCCTGGCCAGACGGGCCGAGCGAGCCTTGAACGAGGAGGGTCTCGGCACCGGACGGTGGCGCACCCGCGGCGAAATCGAGGCGTTCTTCGACGGCCTGGAGATACTTCCGCCGGGACTGGTGCAACTCGACGATTGGTGGCCAGGGGGACCCGCACTTCGCACCCGTTGGCCCGAGGAACATCTCATCATCGGCGGCGTCGGCCGCAAACCGTAA
- a CDS encoding SDR family oxidoreductase, with protein MKTILITGATSGIGLAAAQQCAAAGDRLVLVGRNPRKLAEAASVVRAAGAGGVDTLECDLASQASIRQLAKNVLAQYDRLDVLANNAGSYHKERVETADGIEATFAVNYLGGYLLTELLADLMVHSAPSRILFTSSVLHFGATLDFDDIGFQRKYSGEQAYSRSKLANILYARALARRLAGTGVTVNAFHPGAVATGIWDSLPWFGQPLVAVAKRLFMITVDEGGRALSYLATDPEVAEVTGTYFQKNRIKTPSRRAQDDALGQQLCEVSATLVGPAG; from the coding sequence ATGAAGACCATCCTGATCACGGGCGCGACATCGGGTATCGGCCTCGCGGCCGCACAGCAGTGCGCCGCGGCAGGCGATCGGCTGGTCCTCGTCGGACGGAATCCGCGGAAGCTGGCCGAGGCGGCGAGCGTGGTTCGGGCCGCGGGCGCCGGCGGCGTCGACACCCTCGAATGTGACCTCGCCTCGCAGGCTTCGATCCGTCAGCTCGCCAAAAACGTGCTGGCGCAATATGACCGGCTGGATGTGCTGGCCAACAATGCGGGCTCCTATCACAAGGAGCGCGTCGAGACCGCGGACGGCATCGAGGCCACGTTCGCCGTCAATTATCTCGGCGGCTATTTGCTCACCGAACTGCTCGCCGATCTGATGGTGCACAGCGCTCCCTCGCGCATCCTGTTCACCTCGTCGGTACTACATTTCGGCGCCACCCTGGATTTCGACGATATCGGCTTTCAGCGAAAGTATTCGGGGGAGCAGGCTTATAGTCGATCGAAGCTGGCCAATATTCTGTACGCCAGGGCGCTGGCGCGCCGCCTCGCGGGGACCGGGGTGACGGTCAACGCTTTTCATCCCGGCGCGGTGGCGACCGGGATCTGGGATTCGCTGCCATGGTTCGGGCAGCCCTTGGTCGCGGTGGCCAAGCGACTGTTCATGATCACCGTCGATGAGGGTGGTCGTGCGCTGAGCTATCTCGCGACCGATCCCGAGGTCGCCGAGGTCACCGGCACCTACTTCCAGAAGAACCGCATCAAGACTCCGTCGCGTCGTGCGCAGGACGACGCGCTCGGACAGCAGCTGTGTGAGGTGAGCGCGACCCTGGTCGGGCCCGCCGGTTAG
- a CDS encoding helix-turn-helix domain-containing protein, producing the protein MELTVAAERGPTVLRIALGSQLRQLRQGCGITREAAGDAIRGSHAKISRLELGRTGFKERDIRDLLTLYGVSDPAERERYLELARRAGDPGWWHRYNDLLPAWFETYLGLEHAATTIRTYEAMFVPGLLQTADYARTVIALGNDSETERRVAVRMRRQQILTRVAAPTVWAVIDESALRRQVGGPDVFREQLEHIVEVSSLPNVRIQVLPHSALAYSAAGNSFTILRFPEPELPDIVYTEQLTSSLYLDKRQDVELYMAVMNTLSVEALSPPESVQFLVELLADMQSEGQTG; encoded by the coding sequence ATGGAATTGACCGTCGCGGCAGAACGTGGTCCGACAGTTCTGCGGATAGCGCTCGGCAGCCAGCTGCGTCAGCTCCGGCAGGGCTGCGGTATCACCCGAGAAGCGGCGGGCGACGCCATCCGCGGGTCACACGCCAAGATCAGTCGCCTCGAGCTCGGGCGAACGGGCTTCAAAGAGCGCGATATCCGCGACTTGCTCACCCTCTACGGAGTCAGCGATCCCGCTGAGCGCGAGAGGTATCTGGAACTGGCACGCCGGGCTGGCGACCCGGGCTGGTGGCACCGCTACAACGATCTGCTGCCCGCGTGGTTCGAAACGTATCTCGGTCTCGAACACGCCGCGACGACAATACGCACCTATGAAGCCATGTTCGTTCCTGGTCTGCTGCAAACCGCGGACTATGCGCGCACGGTCATCGCGCTCGGCAACGACAGCGAGACCGAACGCCGGGTGGCGGTCCGGATGCGCAGGCAGCAGATTCTGACGCGCGTTGCGGCACCCACGGTGTGGGCGGTGATCGACGAGAGCGCCCTGCGCAGGCAGGTAGGCGGGCCAGACGTTTTCCGAGAGCAGCTCGAGCACATCGTCGAAGTTTCCAGCCTGCCCAATGTGCGGATCCAAGTGTTGCCGCATTCGGCTTTGGCGTATTCGGCCGCGGGTAATTCATTCACCATCCTTCGTTTCCCCGAACCCGAATTGCCGGACATCGTTTATACAGAGCAACTCACCAGCTCGCTCTACCTGGACAAACGGCAGGACGTCGAACTGTACATGGCCGTCATGAACACCCTCAGCGTCGAAGCATTGTCGCCCCCGGAGAGCGTGCAATTCCTCGTCGAACTGCTGGCGGACATGCAATCCGAGGGCCAGACCGGATAG